A region of the Bacillus spongiae genome:
CTAATACATTAAGTATTGGTACGGCAGCCGATGCATTAATAGAACATATGCTAGAACAGAACCCGGAAATTGGCCGTACAACAGGAACCGTTAATCCGATCATATGTGAATGCAATGATATGCTACTAAACGACATACGTGGTAGATTTGTTAAAAAAGAGCATATATTCGAAGCGTTAGTAAATGCCTCATCTGAGTTTAAGGAAGGGACTGTTGGCGCAGGTACGGGTATGTTATGTTATTCTTTAAAAGGAGGGATTGGTACTTCCTCACGATTAATGCCATTAGAACACGGAACCTATACGATGGGCGTTTTGGTATTATCTAACTTTGGAATTTTAAGTGACTTAAACATAAATGGCAAAGCGGTTGGAGAAGAATTGCGAGCGGCTATTCTCGATTCGTACGAGGAAAAGGATAAAGGATCTATCATAATAGTTGTTGGAACAGACCTTCCTGTAACAGACAGACAGTTAAACCGTATGATTAAACGAGCAGTAACAGGGTTATCTCGTACAGGCTCTATTATGACCCATGGCAGTGGTGAAGTAGTGATTGGCTTTTCTACAGCAACAAAAATCCCTCATGAAAAAACCACTCATTGTCAGGTTATTTCAACGATCCATGAAGAAGAAATGGACATGGCGTTTAGAGCTGTCGGAGAGGCTACTGAAGAGGCCATTCTAAATTCATTGGTAACGGCTACTCATGTTGTTGGACGTGATGGAAATGAAAGACCCGCATTTAAAGACCTAATTGCTAAATTTAATATTGAAATAAAATAATGTGCTATACATTATAGTGTGGCAGACTGAGATTAAATATCCTATATTGACCTAGTATTGGTCACTTTTATTCACGCACATTTAGTATTTCCTATTCCATGAAGCTCTCTCTGATGTATTTATATGGTAGTAAAGAGTAAGGGCTTTCCCTTCTAGGAAAGCCCTTATTTATGAGCAAGACCCTTTAAAGATAAAAGACAAACAACTTCATCCTCTACCTTTTTAACATTTCCATCAATCCCTTAGACAATTAAGTAATTTACTCTTTTCACTAGTTATCTCATAGGTTATTATTGCACTTTATAAAAAATGGATGAAGTCATCCTCTTTGATCAAAACTCAGCATTTTTGCTTAAGTAGTATAAGGTAAGAAACTGATTTTCAAACGTCTACTAATTACTTGCTTTGCATCAATTGGATAAGACGAAAAAGAAGACTTCTTTAAAAAGCTAGTACTAGTCCAATCACAAAAATTATTATAAGTAAGAAGATCATTGGGATTAGTACAGTTAGAAAAGCTTTCCATGCAGAGAACTCGTGAGCTTCTCCTATACATTTTAACGTAATAAAGAAACCCCAAATTCCAATAATTAAATCGATTAACCCTAGTGGCCAAGAGATTAATGCCAAGATTATGTTACTCTCAATGGTTGACGTATTAGTGGTGAAATTTTCAAAACCAAACAAAGCTAGTAATGGGATCCAAACGATTACCAAGGTATATACATAAGGAATAAATGAATAGGCTAAAGCATAACGGACTCTTTCAGTCGTTCCATCCCCTCCAAGCGATCTTCCTATCCATGCTATTAAAGGTGGACTGACAAAATAATATAACAGAAGAGTGATGATAAAGTACATAAGAGAATTAAGCAATAGTAACGACGCCCATCCTTCTTGTACCTCATATGAACCCGTAGCATTATCTAAAGTCATGACTAAAACACCTAAGAAAAATAAAAGAAATATGTGTTTCCCACCGTTTTTATACACTTGCTTCATCGTATCTCTTGGCCTCGTCCATATCGATAGCCAAGGATTCAACTGTTGTGTCACATTATCTTCTGTTGTATTGACCAATAAAACCACTCCTTTTTTTCGTTACAGGCAATAGTAAGCATACAAAGAACTTCCTATTGCAAAGCACTTAATTTGTATTTTACCATAATATAATCAACGTTCTTCATAAAATGTTTAACGTTGGTTCAGTTTTTTAAAAGAAAATACTGCTTGTTTTTTACTAAAACTCAAATCATTTTGTCCAAAATCAAAACAAGCACCTTAAGCCACGAATTAGGTGCTTGTTATTATACTTTTACATTTAACAGAGAGACCCACT
Encoded here:
- a CDS encoding P1 family peptidase, with translation MLGQKRIRDYGVKIGRLQTGEFNSITDLKGVKVGHVTLSDKEMQTGVTAIVPHQGNIFREKLIASSHVINGFGKTMGTIQLKELGAVETPIILTNTLSIGTAADALIEHMLEQNPEIGRTTGTVNPIICECNDMLLNDIRGRFVKKEHIFEALVNASSEFKEGTVGAGTGMLCYSLKGGIGTSSRLMPLEHGTYTMGVLVLSNFGILSDLNINGKAVGEELRAAILDSYEEKDKGSIIIVVGTDLPVTDRQLNRMIKRAVTGLSRTGSIMTHGSGEVVIGFSTATKIPHEKTTHCQVISTIHEEEMDMAFRAVGEATEEAILNSLVTATHVVGRDGNERPAFKDLIAKFNIEIK
- a CDS encoding Yip1 family protein; translation: MVNTTEDNVTQQLNPWLSIWTRPRDTMKQVYKNGGKHIFLLFFLGVLVMTLDNATGSYEVQEGWASLLLLNSLMYFIITLLLYYFVSPPLIAWIGRSLGGDGTTERVRYALAYSFIPYVYTLVIVWIPLLALFGFENFTTNTSTIESNIILALISWPLGLIDLIIGIWGFFITLKCIGEAHEFSAWKAFLTVLIPMIFLLIIIFVIGLVLAF